TTCTACAAGAAAGTCGATCGCGTCAAAGGGGAAAATTATCCTCCCGCTGATGTATTGACTGTTGCCTTCTTGCCATTCTCCGCATCTGCAGTGTTTTGGATCCTGCCTAGTCCATTAAACTTAGGATTGATCGGGGTTTCTTTCTTATACTCTTTATATCTTTGCTTTGTAGGGATGAAGCGGGTCAGCGGTTCCGAATCTAAAGAAACACTTTTGTTTTTTCTTGTGGGCATTGCGTATCTATTAAGTATTTCTTTAGCGTTCACCTTTGTTTATAATATTATAAGGACCTTATTGAATTGAAAATCCATCTTGTCGGTATTGGCGGGATCGCCATGGGAAATTTGGCTTCTATGTTGAGAAGTTTGGGCCACGAGGTCTCTGGCTCCGACGCGGGAGTTTATCCTCCCATGTCCGACAAGTTAAAAGAATGGGGAATTCCATACGCCGAAGGATTCGATGCAGAGAGAGTTAAAGGAAAGGATCTAATCGTAATCGGTAATGCGATCTCTAGAGGAAATCCTGAGGTCGAAGAAGTTTTAAACTCCGGCTTGGAATACGCGTCTATGTCCTCCGCTTTAGAGAAATATATTCTCGCAGGCAAGAAGGTAGTAGTCGTTACCGGAACTCATGGAAAAACCACGACTACCTTTATGATCCATCATCTTTTGAAGGAAGTAGGATTAAGGCCAGGTTTGTTTGTGGGAGGAATCCGCAAGGATGGATTTCCGGGATTCGAATTCACAGATGGAAAATACTTTGTGATCGAAGGAGACGAATACGATACCGCGTTCTTCGATAAGGCCTCTAAGTTCTTACATTATCGTCCTACTTACACGATCATGAACGCATTAGATTTTGATCATGCGGATATTTTCAAAGATATAGGCGAGATAGAGACGATGTTCTCTCGTTTGCTTAGATTAGTTCCAGGAAACGGAAAAGTATATTATTGGTCAGGCGCTTCTAACTTAAAAAGAATCTGCGCAGAAGCTTCCAAGTTCGTAAAATCAGAAGCATTCGAATTCAATAAAAAAGACTCTAAGCTCGTTTGGAAGAAGGGTGATCTATTCTCCGGATCTAGAGTGCTTCGTCCCAGATTCTTCGGAAATCATAACTATAGAAATGCAGAGGTTGCGCTAAGAGTTTGCGAGGATATTCTCAAAGAAGAAAAAATCCAGAACGCAAAAGAAAAACTCTTGGATGCTCTCGAGACTTTTGCTGGAGTCAAGAGAAGACAGGAGATATTATTCGAGTCTCCTCGTAGTATTTTGATCGAAGACTTTGCACATCATCCTGTGGCTGTCGAAGAGACGATCAAATCAGTGAAACAAAGATTTCCTGGATTTAAGATCATCAGCTTATTCGAACCTCGCAGTGCAACTTCTCATAGGAATGTTTTTCAAAAAGAGTACTCTTTTGCATTCAAAGGCTCTGCTGTGACTATGATCACTGAGATCTTCAATCTGAAAAAGGTCTCCAAGGACAATCGCTTGGACGTTAAAAAGCTGATCTTGAAACTTCCCAAGCATTCAGGAACTCTTCCTTTTTACTGCAAAGACCCCAAAGATCTAGTACATAAACTTAGGAAAATCCTTCCCCAATTCGAGAAGGATAAAATCCTGATCTTAGCGATGTCCAATGGGGCATTCGGCGGTATTTATCCTTCCTTAAAGGAATTGGTCGGGTCCAGAAAATGAATCTATCGGAAGAATTAGATAAGATCTTTGAAGAAGCCAATCGTTTGATCGGATCTTCCGTAGATGAGGCGGATCTGGACAAAAACAAGAACGAGTATCTTGGCAAGAAGGGCAAGCTTACCTCCGTTCTAAAGAATCTCGCTGCTCTTTCCATCGAGGAGAAGAAGACTGTAGGCCAAAAGGCAAATGATCTTTCTCGCAATTTAGAAGATATCGTAGCAAAGACCAGAGAAGACCTGAAAGTAAAAAGTTTCAGAGAGCAGTCCGAGAAGGAATGGTTCGACGCGCTTAGACCTTTGGGAGAAGCGGAACCAGGAACACTTCATCCAATTACAAAAATCCAATATGAAATAGAGGACATTTTCACCTCTATGGGATTCGAAGTTTGGGATGGTCCGGAAGTAGAGACTGATTTCAATAATTTCGGCGCCTTAAATTTTACGGATGATCACCCTGCAAGAGACATGCAGGACACATTCTATCTAGAAGACGGAAATCTGCTTAGGACTCATACTTCTGCAATTCAAGTAAGAGCATTACGAAAACTGAAACCTCCTTTTAAGATCATAGGTCCTGGTCGAGTCTTTCGTTATGAAGAAGTGGATGCTTCTCACGAGACCAGCTTTTATCAGATAGAAGGAATGGTAGTAGGTAAGGATATTTCTGCGGGAAATATGCTCTATACCATGGAAGTCTTACTCTCCAAAGTTTTTGAAAAAGAAGTCAAGACACGTCTCCGTCCAGGATTCTTTCCTTTCGTAGAACCTGCATTCGAATTAGATATCAATTGCCAGGTTTGTGGTGGAAGTGGCTGCTCCGTATGCAAACACTCCGGCTGGTTAGAGCTCATGCCTTGTGGACTCGTACATCCGAACGTTTTTAAACTGAATGGATTAGATCCGAAAGAATGGACCGGATTCGCTTTCGGGCTCGGACTAGATCGTCTAGTCATGATGCGATACGGGATCCACGATATCCGCTATCTTCATTCCGGAAATCTAAGGTTCTTAAAGCAATTCTAATATGGTAATCACTCCGATCCAAACTCGATGGAACGATTTGGATCCCTTTGCTCACGTCAATAATGCAAGATACATGTCCTATCTCGAGATAGGAAGAGTGGACTATTGCTCAAAAAGATTTTCAATCAAGGATATCTACGATGTTCCTTTCTTACTCGCAAGGATAGAAGTGGATCTGATTAAAGCAGTAGAGTTGATGGATCCGATTGAGGTCTGCACTTGTGTTTCTAAAATAGGGAACAAGTCCTGGGAGTTTACTTCTATCATTCGTCATGTAGAAACCAAGGAAACATTTGCGAAAGCGAAGACTGTTCAGGTTTCCTATGATCATCGCAATAAGGCTTCAGTCATTATTCCTGATTGGATCCGTAAGATCTTAGAAGAAGATCAAAAGAAGTTCGAAGAATTTTCCTTAGCCTGAATTCAATTTGCTAGCCGAAGCATCTCGCCTTTAACTAAACCTTTTTCATTGCCCTATCAAAATCATCGATATTTGGTTTCTTACCGTGGTCGATTTATACTGAAGAATGTATACGAATCCTTTTTTAGATCAAAGAATGTCATGTAGAGCTGTATTTAGTATGAAAGGAATCTTTACGAAAACCTATGATCCGAGCTAGATTAACTAAGATACATCATTGGATTTTTTATCTCCTACTTCTATTCGGACTCGCTTTAGGTTGCAGTGAGAAAGGAAAGCATCTTCCGAGTCGCGAAGAATTGAATCACAATATTCTCGGCCCAAAACATAACTTCATCTTTCAGATAGCGAAAGGAGAGATTACTTATTACGAAAGAGAATCAGATATTTTTTCGGAATGGGGAACATTCTCTATAAGTTTGAAAGATCAAAAAAATTCAGAACAGATTCTTTCGATTTTTAAAAATAAAGCCGTTTCAAACGGATGGAAGTACGATAAAGAAGGTTGTGATCAACATATACTATCTACAGTTGCGGATCAACCTGGTTGCATCCAATTTCGCTATCATTTCAAGGATGATCCGCAGTCTGTCTTCTTATTGCATGTCGTTCGCGAAAACGAAGTTCTTAAAATCTTTTATAGACTCGATGGAAATTGACCTGTCATAGAACTTCCATCTCGGTTCAAATGAAATGTTCTTAATCCATCGGAAGTTCTAGAGGCTTTCCTGTTTCTGCTAAACTTTTGATGGACGAAAGCACTCTTGCCCATCCCCCGTCTGCAGAGCGTTGGTAAGAAGGATCGCCTTCTTTGATCTGATCATTGATCAAGATCAAGCGGGTCAATTTTCCAAAGGCCTCCAGTTTATAGATAGTTCTGGATTCGAAATCAGCATAATGAGCTCCATATACTGAGCCTACCACCATACTTGTGGATAAGAGTTGGTTTGGAATGATCTCCAAGATCTTTCCTTCTACGTGAGAGGTTCTGTCTCCTGCAATTCCAGGACCGATGTAGGCGTACTTGCTTCCTATTTTAAAATCGGATTCTATTCCGCAGCCATGAAAGATCTTACCGCTTTCTTCTTTAGATACTAGAATCTTCCAAACTTCTTCAGGCTTCGCAGCTATATAGATCTCATATTTGATTTCCATTTCAGTCTCCTTGGAAATATGCAATGCGATTCGCTTTGCAATTGATAGAAGTAGAATACCAATCTACTAAACAAAAAGATTGTAAAAACGCGACAAGTACCGTAATTTTAGCAAATCAAGAAGGCGATTTTGAAAACCGATTTGAGAAAACCTAGAGGGATCATTCGATCCATGGCCGGAGAAAATTGGAATCTTACCTTAAGTGCACCTTCCGATTCTCTCAGCTTTTATGTAGAGCATTATTGGTCTGTTCGATGGGACATGAGTGAATCAGGGCCGATGGTGCAAGAGAATCTTCCTCATCCGACAGTTCATTTAGTATTCGAAAAAGATAATACTAAGATCTTCGGAGTCGTGAGCGGTAGATTTACAAAATCGCTTGAGGGAAAGAACAGAGTCTTCGGTATCAAATTTCGTCCCGGAGCCTTCTATCCATTCTATAAAAAGCCAGTATCCGATTTTACGGACAAAGAGATCACGATTGAGCAAGTTTTCGGGGTTTCTACAAAACCGCTCGAGGACGAGGTTTTCAGTTTAGAGTCTGAATCGGATCTAGTTCATTCCGCAGAAGATTTTTTATACGAAAGACTGCCTGAGGAAAAAGACGAAAATATAGCTCTGATCAATCAACTTGTAGAAAGAGTGATTGCTGATCGTTCCATTCTAAAGGTCGAAGATCTTTCGGAGATCTCGGGACAAGGGATACGCAATCTGCAGAGGATATTCAATCAGTATGTGGGAGTCAGTCCTAAGTGGGTGATCAATCGATACCGTATGCATGAGATCTTAGAAAGGATTACGGAGAATACGGATTGGGTCCGGCTTGCTATGGACCTGGGATATTTTGACCAGGCTCATTTCATCAAAGACTTTAAAAGAATGGTGGGCAAGAGTCCTGAAGAATATTCCAAGAGTGCTCACTCCACACAGTTGACCTGACATTCTGCTCCCGCAGTCTTTAAGATCTTTACTATATTAGGATTTTCGTATCTATCTTTCTGAACGGCCCAGTCCATAGGGGTCCAACCGTTATTGTCCTTCTCATTGACTCTGGCACCAGCTCTAAGAAGAAGTTTCAAGGCTTCCTGATCACCGCTTTCTGCAGCCTTATGCAAAGGCGTCCATCCGTCGTCATTCTTCATGTTTACGTCAGCGCCTCTTTGAAGCAGCATCACAATTATCTCCGGATAATTTACGGAGAGATGTAAAGGAGTCATTCCATCGTTACGAGTGACATTTGGATTCGCGCCAGATCTCAAGAACAAACCTGCAAGTTCATAGAAGCCATGAGCAACCGCTCTGTGAAGGGGAGTTTCTCCATCTCCGTTCTTTGAATTCAATTCAGCACCGATTTGTAAAAGAAAACTGGAGACCTCATAGTAACCGAAACCTGCTGCCTTATGAAGAGGAGTGTTTCCCAAATAGTCTTTTGTATTTGGATCAGAACCTCTCAATACGAAGCGAACTATCTCATCTAGATTTCTTTGGCGAATGGATTCAAAGAATTGCAGATCCAGATCTGAATTTGCCTTTAAGGAATTTCTAAGTGTCTTTAAAGAATCCGCACCGATCAGAATTGTATCATTGCTCGCCAATTTCTCAGCTGCAGTCTTATTTGAATTGGAATCGATGGTATTTGGATTTGCCCCGAGTTTAATACAGGCATCTATTTCGATCTTGGATTTTTTATCGATGGCTTCCAAGAGAAGAATGTCTGCTTTAGATTGATCGAATAAATTCTCTCCCACCTTTGAGGCGGTCTTATTTCGGAACTGATTAAAATATTTAATCTGTTCCTCCGAAACGAACTCAGATCTACCAAGAGTCTCCAACACTGCTCTGAAACCGTCTCGTATCTTTTCAGTGTAGATCCTTTTTTGTTCAGGATCGGATTCTAATCCTTCTGCTAAGAAAGACTTCTCCAAACTTTGATAATATCCGGAGAGTTTACTTTGCAGATAAGAACGTCCGGTGATCTCGGAGGTAACTATCTTTCTTTCAATTCTCGCTTTCAAAGCAGTGAAGTCTAGATTGTTTTTCAGTTTCGAGAGTTCGTTTCGAATAGATCTGTAACTCTGGATGGCTCCAGTAAAGTCGAAGTCAGAGTATTTGCGGTCTCCTTCCTTCTCCTCCAAACCGAAAATTGCAAAATTCATTTTCTCGATCCGATCATCTAACGCTTTTTCGAATTCCTTTAAACGATATGGTTCCGGGGCTTTATTTAGATAAGAATGCTTTAGCTTTTTGTAATCCGAATTTAGGCTCTTTAAGGCCGAGGCTTCTCCTCCTTGCGTTGCCTTGGAATCCAGATCGGTCAAAGAATCTTTGTAAGATAAGAAATAAGAAGTAGAGATCTTGGAACGAATCGCCTTCAAGTAATCTGAAATTTCCTTCTTTGATTTTTCAGATAATCTTTCTTCTAAAGCAGCTAAGATCTGAGTATATTCAGAAACGGATCGATCGTATTTCTTTTCCTTAACGAGTTCGTCCGCATTGGAAAGCTTGGGTCGTATCGCATCCAAGAGACCTTTTGCATTTACATCTTCCGTTTTGAAATCTAAGGCATTGATCTCGCCGTTTTTATCGGTTTGTATCTTGAAATGAGAGAACTCCACCTTATCGCTAGGTCCCGGATAAGCAGCCGCGAAATTGATCGTATACTTTGGATCTATGAGTTTACGTCCTGCCTCCGAAGAATAGTAATCGATCTGATATTCAGGAAACTCTAGATCGAAAGAAGTTTTGATGGTATAGGTTAGCGCGAAAGAATCTCTTTTTTGAGAACGTAAATTAATTTTATACCCTTTGTCCGATGGGAATATGGTTCCTGAGATCAATTCATCTGCGTCTATCGCGTCCGCGATCTGCTTCATACAAATCTCATCGCTGCAATTTTGCCTTTGTTTCAACTCTGCTTGTTTGAGAAGAGCCGCTAAAGAATCATCATCCGCAATATTGTATTTTCCTTCGAAATTATGCAGGATAGAATTGATTACTCCATTCCTAAACCGATTCTCTAAAGCTTTTGGTACTCCGGACTCTAATTTGAAATTGTGCACATAGATTTTTGGTATAGAATTTTCTTTTGAAATAAGAGATCTTTCAAAAACGGAAAGAGAAAAGAATAGAATGCAAATCGCAATAGATCTCGAAAGAATTCGCAAAAGGTTCCAAGATTGTTTATTCTTATTCCTGCGATTCATTTTTCTATCCTTCCGGACAAGGGCCTTGCTTCTATAAGAAGATAGTTCCCGTTGATTTCTTTATTACGAAAATCTAACCCTAAATCTTGTTGGAACTCTCGTAAGAGAGAATACAATCTTCCCGCGTCGAACAATGCCTCAACTTCTACCAAAATCCTTCCGTTTTCTGTTTTTCCTCTTTCTAAAACGGAATTAACTCCTTTCAGGGAACGGATCCTAGAAGCTAGATCCGAATCTACAAATTGATCATAAGAGATCTTTTCTATCTCAATCCGAATAGAATGTCCTCTTTTCCATTCCTCCGATAATTTCTTTTTCAACGTAGGAACTAATTGGGAGAAGATTTGCTCTCTCGCTTTTTCTGTTCCGTATTGCAGATCAATTGCAGGACTTCCGCCATACGCAGTATCCGATACAAGAACTCTGGAGGTTTGGGCTTCTACCAATTTGTATTGAAAACTGGCATAAATAGATCGGAGAGAAGATGCCTCCAAGACCCGATCTCCCTCTCTAACGGAAAAGTTTCCGAAAAGCAAGAGCTCGCAATTCTCTTTTTGAGAAAGATTTTTGGCGAATTCGAATAGATCCGTTTCGGAATTCGGCGGATTTTTAGATGCAGGATCTACTTTTGCGTTCGATGAGTTTTTGGACTTAGGATCCGTTTTTGTAGCAGATGAATTTCTAGATTTAGAATTTCCATCAGAAAGATCGAATTCCTGCAACAGAGAAAGAAGTTTGATCTCGCTCTGAGTGTTTGAAGTCTGCAAAGCAGAGTTTCCTATCTTCTCACTTACGAAGATCAGTATTTTAGGTTTTCCTAAAATCTTATATCTTTCTTCGAGAGCATTCCCTGCTGCCTTTGCATTTACAAAACCGGAGGCAAGAATGTTCGTCTTTCCTTGGGCCTCGTTTTTCTTGAGGATCTTGAAATCTCTCACGAAGCCTTCTCTTGAAGATTGTATTAAAAATTCTTTTGTACCCGAATCCAAGAGAATTGAATTCGATTCTATAAATTCTCCGAGTACTTTATCCAACATGAGAAGCTTTGCATTTCTCTCTGCGTCGATTTGATTTTGACCATCGGCTTCTACTTCTACGTAACCAGGGTCAATAGCAGATTTTTTATCCGCACTGACGCAGGCTCCAAAGGTAAGACTACAAAGCATTAAGAAAACTGAGAATGAGAAGATGCTTTTTACTCTTTGGATATTTTCTCGGTCTGCAAATAAAGAATGGTAGAAGTAAATTTCCAAGACTTATCTCCTATTCTCGATGACGGAAATCATTTTGGACCAATTCGCTTCCGTATAACCGAATTCTTTGAATAGGATCTCTTTCTTTTTGAGCACGAATGTAGTTGGAGTTCCGGGAAAATCCAAGATCCTCATACTGGTCTGGAAACTATCATAATAAACCAAGGCAGGCTTTCTTACTCCTAGATTCTTTGCAAATTCGGAAGCAGAGATCGCGTCGTCGCCTAAAAATACGATCCAAAGATGCAGTCTAGGCTTAGAGTTCGAAGAATTCCATTTTTTAGAATAATCTAATAGATTCGGGACTTCTTCTTTGCAAGGAGGACAGTTCGAGCTCGTGAAATTGATGATTACAAGATCTCCTTCTTTCAAAGTTTCTAGTTCCTGATAGAGAGTTTTTCTCTCCATGTCCAGAGTATAGAGAGGAATATTCGGGATCTCTTTCGTGCTCTGTGCATAGACACTTACGCTTAGAAGTAGATAGATCAGAATTTGCGCGAGGATCTTCATAATAAAAGAAGAATGAAATCGAACTTCTTATGATTAGGACCCGATCCGCAATGGATTTCCTCCCGATATTCCGTATTTTAGGATGAAAGCTACCGGAATCGGAAGAAAATGGGTCTTAGTCTTCTTCTGACGAAAAAGAGAAAATAAAGGATCCGATGAAAGTGAGTACGGACTGGTAAAAGACCCATAACCAAAGTAGTTTGATCGGAAAGACTCCCGTAAATTGGGAGATCGCTAACGCCGGAGCCGCATACGCCGCGATGGAAAAAGAGAATCCCGCAACTAATCCACCCAAGAGCCCGAAAGGAAGAGCGGGTCTGGCAAGGGTCACTAAGATTCCCAAAAAGAAAACTTGGATTAGATCGGCTACGATCGGGCCGACCCAAACGATCTGAGAGATCGGAGTGAAGAAGTTTTTCAAGTTAGGATCATAATAGAAAACGGAAAACAAAAGAGTCCTTAATGTAACGGACGCTATTTCCCAAACTCCAAGGGCTACAAAAAATCTGAGTAAGAATTGATTCCAATCTTTTGTCGTGCGTAAACCCATTCGTTGTTCCTATACTTCGGTTTATAAAACGATCTCTTGTAGGAGTTCCTACAAGAGCTTGCTAAAATAAAAAAGCCCGGGGTTGCCGGGCTTTTCCATCCTTTTTTTAAGAAAGAACTTATTTTCCTACTACGAACACGTAGTTGGTGGTTGCTGATCCTCCGATATTGAGCATCAGTCCGTTTTTAGCTCCTTCTACTTGGTAGTCGCCAGCAGTTCCAGTGACTTGTTTGTAGATGTCTAACATCATTCTCACACCGGAAGCGCCCACTGGGTGTCCCGCTCCGATCAGTCCTCCGGAAGGATTGATTGGTTTCTTACCAGTAAAGTCGATAACGCCATCTTCGATCGCTTCGTGTTCTTTACCAGGTTGAGTGATACCGAATGCAGAGATTGCAGCATACTCGGAAGAAGTGAAGCAGTCATGAGTTTCAAACACATCGATGTCCTTAGTGTTCAGACCGGAACGATCGTATGCATCTTTCACAGTTTGACGAGTCCAAGGGAGAACCCATTTGTCTCCTTTAGATTCAGCAACCTTTGCTTCGAAAGTGATCGGAGCCACTCTGTGTCCCCAACCTTTGATCTTAGGATAAGCGGAAAGTTTAGTTCCTTTCTTCTTAGCGAATTCTTCGGCGTAGTTTTTGTTTGCGAGAACTACGAGAGCAGCACCGTCGGTTACCTGAGAACAGTCGGTGATCGCAAGGCGTCCACCCACTGCCATATTGAATTCTCCGCCACGAGTGTTCGCATGTTCTTTGTTCATGAACCAAGAACGTGTCTGTGCTTTCGGGTTACGTTTTGCGTTAGCGTAATTGATACGAGAAATTTCAGCAAGAGCTCCCATATAACGCTTCTCATCCAACTTGTAACGCTCTAAGAGAACGTCTGCGAGTTTTCCGAAAAGTTTAGGGAAAGGGAATTGAACTCCCTTTGCTTCTTTTTCGTAGTAAGCTGCAGTTCCTAAGAAGTCACCACCTACAGAAGAAGAAACAGTCTTCATGATTTCCATTCCCACTACGATTGCAACATCATAGTCTTTGGAACGAAGTTTGGTTTGAGCAGCGTCCAGAGCGACAGAGCCGGAAGCACAAGCTGCTTCATAACGAGCTCCAGGAACTCCGTAGAAACAAGGATCAACTTCTGTTAAGAAAGCACCCAAATGTCCTTGGACAGCATATTGCTCTCCGTCGAAGTTTCCTACGAATACTCCGATACGATTTTGCTTATTCAATTTTTTGATTTCGTCAGGAGTAAGACCGACTTTTTCTAATCCGTCTTGCACGGCTTCGCGGAATAAGGACATGAAGGTTTTTCCTTCTTTGGTCCAGTTACGCTGAAAGTCTGTTTGTTCTCCGCCGAGTACGTAAACTGCGTCTTTCATTGATTCTTTCCTCCCTTGTTATCCTTTAAAAAGAGAACGAGCATCCAGGATGTCTTTCAGTTGATAGAAAGGTTTTCCTGCTTTCGCCTTTGCCAATATTTCCGGTACCGGAAGTTTAGCCTTAGTGATTAGACTGATTGCTTCCTTAGGTCCGCCTAAGAAGTCTACGAATGCAGATGCTGGAGCCCAATTAAATCCTGTTCCCATTGCAAGGTCAGTCATTTCCTTTGTCTCTACAACTTCTCCTACGAGAGAAAGAGAGTAGCTTACATAGCGAGCGATGAAGTAACGAGCGATATCCGCTTCGAGTCCTTTTGCTTCTTTCACTATGTTCATAGCACCGATATAATCTGCCTCACCCATTCTGCGGTTTGCTTCTTTGATGAAAGGAATATCGAATTTAGGAACCGGAACAAAAAGATCGCCTTTGATATCGTAGTAAAGCTTCTCTTTTTTTCCTTCAGGAGTCTTGGTCATTTTGTAAAGACCTTGTCCCGATTTTCTTCCTAAGTCTCCGCGATCGATCAGCTTCTGGAAATAACCAGGAAGTTTGAATGTAGAATGAGCCGCGTCCTTAGTCATCTCATAGAGGTTGTCTACGATTGCTTTGTGCACGTCCAAACCAACGAAGTCAGCAGTGTCCAGAGGAGCCATTGCTCTTCCGGTGTAACCGCTCATGATTGCATCGATTAGCGCGATACCACCTTTGTCGGAATATTCTTCCGCTTTGATGGCAGCCTCGTTAATAAGCTGGAATCCGATTCTGTTACCGGCAAACGCAGGAGTATCGTTCGTATAAACGACTGCGCGTCCAAGGGTCTTAGCGAGATATTCTCCTAATTTCTTGGTAACTTTTTTATCGTTCCCTGCGTGAGTCACTAATTCGCAAAGGATCATTTTGTACGGAGGGTTGAAGAAGTGAGTTCCGTAATAGTGTTTCTTTCCGTCTTCGTCAAAAGCATCAGCCAGACGAGCGATAGAAAGTCCGGAAGAAACCGTGGAAACGATTGTGCCGGGTTTACGAGCCTTAGCGATCCTCTTATTGATCGGCTCTTTTACTTCATAGCTTTCGGCGACGAGTTCGAAAACCCAATCGGATTCAGAAACAGCTTTTTCCAAATCTTGGTCATAAGAACCGGGAATTAATCTAGGACGGATCGTATCCGTTTTGATGGAAGAAATTGCTTTCTCGATCCCTTCTTTAGCTTTATTTACGTCCCGAGCCAGCATGTGAACTTTTGCCTTTCCAAAGGCTGCCACAATAGCTGCGGATCCGGCGCCCATAGTCCCATTAGCGCCAAGGACGGTTACGGTTTTGATTTCCCTCATGAATATACCAACATCTATAGGTTTTTTAGAGTTAATCCCTGTTTAAAACAGGACTTTGGGAGGGAAAGGCTTTTTTCGACCCCCAAATGCCTGCTTTAGCCGTTTTCTATAAGACTTTGTAGAACGGACGTTACGTTCGAAATAAACACTGTTTGCGAAAAATTTTTCGTTTTTCCTGTATTG
Above is a window of Leptospira semungkisensis DNA encoding:
- a CDS encoding acyl-CoA thioesterase, giving the protein MVITPIQTRWNDLDPFAHVNNARYMSYLEIGRVDYCSKRFSIKDIYDVPFLLARIEVDLIKAVELMDPIEVCTCVSKIGNKSWEFTSIIRHVETKETFAKAKTVQVSYDHRNKASVIIPDWIRKILEEDQKKFEEFSLA
- a CDS encoding acetyl-CoA acetyltransferase, coding for MKDAVYVLGGEQTDFQRNWTKEGKTFMSLFREAVQDGLEKVGLTPDEIKKLNKQNRIGVFVGNFDGEQYAVQGHLGAFLTEVDPCFYGVPGARYEAACASGSVALDAAQTKLRSKDYDVAIVVGMEIMKTVSSSVGGDFLGTAAYYEKEAKGVQFPFPKLFGKLADVLLERYKLDEKRYMGALAEISRINYANAKRNPKAQTRSWFMNKEHANTRGGEFNMAVGGRLAITDCSQVTDGAALVVLANKNYAEEFAKKKGTKLSAYPKIKGWGHRVAPITFEAKVAESKGDKWVLPWTRQTVKDAYDRSGLNTKDIDVFETHDCFTSSEYAAISAFGITQPGKEHEAIEDGVIDFTGKKPINPSGGLIGAGHPVGASGVRMMLDIYKQVTGTAGDYQVEGAKNGLMLNIGGSATTNYVFVVGK
- a CDS encoding ankyrin repeat domain-containing protein, encoding MNRRNKNKQSWNLLRILSRSIAICILFFSLSVFERSLISKENSIPKIYVHNFKLESGVPKALENRFRNGVINSILHNFEGKYNIADDDSLAALLKQAELKQRQNCSDEICMKQIADAIDADELISGTIFPSDKGYKINLRSQKRDSFALTYTIKTSFDLEFPEYQIDYYSSEAGRKLIDPKYTINFAAAYPGPSDKVEFSHFKIQTDKNGEINALDFKTEDVNAKGLLDAIRPKLSNADELVKEKKYDRSVSEYTQILAALEERLSEKSKKEISDYLKAIRSKISTSYFLSYKDSLTDLDSKATQGGEASALKSLNSDYKKLKHSYLNKAPEPYRLKEFEKALDDRIEKMNFAIFGLEEKEGDRKYSDFDFTGAIQSYRSIRNELSKLKNNLDFTALKARIERKIVTSEITGRSYLQSKLSGYYQSLEKSFLAEGLESDPEQKRIYTEKIRDGFRAVLETLGRSEFVSEEQIKYFNQFRNKTASKVGENLFDQSKADILLLEAIDKKSKIEIDACIKLGANPNTIDSNSNKTAAEKLASNDTILIGADSLKTLRNSLKANSDLDLQFFESIRQRNLDEIVRFVLRGSDPNTKDYLGNTPLHKAAGFGYYEVSSFLLQIGAELNSKNGDGETPLHRAVAHGFYELAGLFLRSGANPNVTRNDGMTPLHLSVNYPEIIVMLLQRGADVNMKNDDGWTPLHKAAESGDQEALKLLLRAGARVNEKDNNGWTPMDWAVQKDRYENPNIVKILKTAGAECQVNCVE
- a CDS encoding helix-turn-helix domain-containing protein, producing the protein MKTDLRKPRGIIRSMAGENWNLTLSAPSDSLSFYVEHYWSVRWDMSESGPMVQENLPHPTVHLVFEKDNTKIFGVVSGRFTKSLEGKNRVFGIKFRPGAFYPFYKKPVSDFTDKEITIEQVFGVSTKPLEDEVFSLESESDLVHSAEDFLYERLPEEKDENIALINQLVERVIADRSILKVEDLSEISGQGIRNLQRIFNQYVGVSPKWVINRYRMHEILERITENTDWVRLAMDLGYFDQAHFIKDFKRMVGKSPEEYSKSAHSTQLT
- a CDS encoding SRPBCC domain-containing protein, whose product is MEIKYEIYIAAKPEEVWKILVSKEESGKIFHGCGIESDFKIGSKYAYIGPGIAGDRTSHVEGKILEIIPNQLLSTSMVVGSVYGAHYADFESRTIYKLEAFGKLTRLILINDQIKEGDPSYQRSADGGWARVLSSIKSLAETGKPLELPMD
- a CDS encoding UDP-N-acetylmuramate--L-alanine ligase, translated to MKIHLVGIGGIAMGNLASMLRSLGHEVSGSDAGVYPPMSDKLKEWGIPYAEGFDAERVKGKDLIVIGNAISRGNPEVEEVLNSGLEYASMSSALEKYILAGKKVVVVTGTHGKTTTTFMIHHLLKEVGLRPGLFVGGIRKDGFPGFEFTDGKYFVIEGDEYDTAFFDKASKFLHYRPTYTIMNALDFDHADIFKDIGEIETMFSRLLRLVPGNGKVYYWSGASNLKRICAEASKFVKSEAFEFNKKDSKLVWKKGDLFSGSRVLRPRFFGNHNYRNAEVALRVCEDILKEEKIQNAKEKLLDALETFAGVKRRQEILFESPRSILIEDFAHHPVAVEETIKSVKQRFPGFKIISLFEPRSATSHRNVFQKEYSFAFKGSAVTMITEIFNLKKVSKDNRLDVKKLILKLPKHSGTLPFYCKDPKDLVHKLRKILPQFEKDKILILAMSNGAFGGIYPSLKELVGSRK
- a CDS encoding TlpA family protein disulfide reductase, producing MKILAQILIYLLLSVSVYAQSTKEIPNIPLYTLDMERKTLYQELETLKEGDLVIINFTSSNCPPCKEEVPNLLDYSKKWNSSNSKPRLHLWIVFLGDDAISASEFAKNLGVRKPALVYYDSFQTSMRILDFPGTPTTFVLKKKEILFKEFGYTEANWSKMISVIENRR
- the pheS gene encoding phenylalanine--tRNA ligase subunit alpha; translated protein: MNLSEELDKIFEEANRLIGSSVDEADLDKNKNEYLGKKGKLTSVLKNLAALSIEEKKTVGQKANDLSRNLEDIVAKTREDLKVKSFREQSEKEWFDALRPLGEAEPGTLHPITKIQYEIEDIFTSMGFEVWDGPEVETDFNNFGALNFTDDHPARDMQDTFYLEDGNLLRTHTSAIQVRALRKLKPPFKIIGPGRVFRYEEVDASHETSFYQIEGMVVGKDISAGNMLYTMEVLLSKVFEKEVKTRLRPGFFPFVEPAFELDINCQVCGGSGCSVCKHSGWLELMPCGLVHPNVFKLNGLDPKEWTGFAFGLGLDRLVMMRYGIHDIRYLHSGNLRFLKQF